DNA sequence from the Colletotrichum destructivum chromosome 9, complete sequence genome:
CTTCGAGACTACTTCTCCCAATTTGGAGAGGTCGTTGAATGTACTGTTATGAGAGATAGCAGCACCGGTCGGTCAAGAGGCTTCGGCTTCTTGACATTCAGAGACCCCAAGACGGTCAATATTGTTATGGTCAAAGAGCACTTTTTGGATGGCAAGATTGTATGTTTATCCAGGCCGCCCCGGGAACTGCTTGATGTTAACGGATTCTAGATCGACCCAAAGCGTGCGATTCCCCGCGATGAACAGGAGAAGACCAGTAAGATCTTTGTCGGCGGTGTCAGCCAGGAGACAACGGACCAAGAATTCAAGGATTACTTTGCCCAGTTCGGGCGAGTTGTTGACGCCACTTTGATGATGGACAAGGACACGGGTCGTCCTCGTGGTTTCGGCTTCGTCACATTCGAAAGCGAAGCCGGTGTCGAGGCATGCCTGAGCACCAGCCTGGAGATTCACGGCAAGCCAATCGAGGTCAAGAAGGCCCAACCACGAGGCAATCTtagggaagaagaagaggctgcTCGACGCGGCGGGAAGTTCAGGAAGGGCGACGACAATGCTCAGAGCGGACAGAGCGGTATGGGCGGCAATCAGATGGGTGCTACCGGCGGCATGACGCCACAGGTCATGGCCCAGTACTTCCAGCGAATGCAGCAGTACTTTGCCatgatgcagcagcagatggcCATGAGCCGTGGTATGGGCCCGATGAACCCGGCGATGATGCAGCagatgatgcagatgcaACAAATGCAGCAGATGCAAAGCCAGATGATGGGCCgcggcgggggaggcggCAACGGGCAGCAGGGAATGATGGGCCAGATGACGCCTCAGATGATGCAGCAGATGCAacagatgcagcagcagatgcagcagcagatgggACAGCAGGGCGGGCCGCCATCCGGGCCCAGCGGTAGCTTCAGcccgcagcagcagatgtTTGACCCATCCCAGGGGGGgcagccacagcagcagcaacagccacAGCAGCAAGTCGCCCAGGGCCCGCGACggggaggtggtggcggtggaggtgCGCCTCGCGACCAGTACAACCAAGCCGGCGCTTATGCCatgggcggtggtggcggcgccCCAACATCTTGGGAAGGCATGTACGACGACGTGCCTCAGCCCAACCTGAACcagggcggccgaggaggttACCGAGGTGGACACCGCGGTGGCTCCCATAGCGGCGGTTCCCACCAAGGATCGCCGGATCCCGCGCACGCCCCGCCTGCCAACGCTCCCACGGGGCCCAAGAACGCGGGCCGACCCGGTGCCAACTAccgcggcggtggccgcAGTGGGAACCGCGGTTTCCATCCTTACTCGCGATAGGCTACGGCGGTCATACTGGCTACGGCCCTGGACTAGGTTTGGGATGATGGAGGCTACCCCGTCGCCTGAGAGGTCGCTGTGTCATGGCTTCACTGTCTGGGTTTACAGGGCGTGAGAAGACATCGAAAATAAACAAGATTGGGCGGCGGGAAAGAAGCCGCAGTAGTCACGGTGATGGATACTTGTGTTTCTTCGAGATGATGAACGGGACGGGTTCATTTGGGGATTCGGTTTGGGTCGGCTGGCTTTGCTTATTTGCTCCCAcggttttttttctttccctttcttAGTAGTTTTCCCTCAACGCATCGTCCGGTGGGGAGTCTGTACTATAACCTAAACCAGAAGGAATGAAAACAAGCTATTTACCAGCGACTTAAATTCATGAAAGCCGATGAAGTGGTTGGtgattgtgtgtgtgtgtgtgtgtgtgtgtgtgtgtgtgtgtgtgtgtgtgcgtgtgtgtcATGTCTTGACTGAATGACAGGTGATGGTCACCCTTCACGGCTGATCGCCGCTGCCtggtgtctgtctgcctaGATCGTGAGTGCGACTTCGCTAAGGCTTCTATCACGAACGCGACTAGCACACAGAGAACGGGTGCTTTGCTTTCCCTTTCAACCAGACACGTTGCTGTGTGGCTTGATGAGACAAGGtgtccccctcctctcccccccgtGGCGCTAGACCTGCAATAACTCACGTGGCACCATCAAACACCCTGAAAATAGGGAGGGCTGcgagttttttttttcagCTCCTCGTGAGTCGCGACGGATGGTCAGGGGCGGCGCAATTTCACGCCGAGAGCGAGCCCGCCGCTGGTGCGGCTGAGAAGGGCGAGTTGGGGTGAGTTGGGTAGGTAGATATggtcacacacacacacacaccattTGAGTCCCAGACCGCTCCGATCCGAGGCCTCTCCGTCCTTTCATCCCGCCCCCCTCAACTTCGTGTTGTTCCTGTAGTTGTTGTTGCTTTTTCGAATCTCTGAACGTCGGGGTTTCGAaagctcgacgaggtctATCATGGATCCGAAACAGAACTACGTGCCGTacttcccgccgccgccgggacAGGCCGggcttccgccgccgctcccgccgcGCGTGCCGGGTTCGGTCACTGCTGTTCCGTCTCCCTACGACACTGGTGGGCAACATCCACCTTCTCAGTACCATCTGTCTCAACCTCTTCCGTCTCAGTATCCTCCTTCTCAGTATCCTCCTTCTCAGTATCCTCCTTCTCAGTATCCTTCTTCTCAGtaccctcctcctcagcctcagcatcagcagcatccTTATCaatctcttcctcctcagtCTCCCACTTCACAGTATTCTCCTTCCCAGTATCCCGCTTCTCAGTATACTGCTTCCCGACCTCTTCCATCTCAGTATCCCGCTTCTCAACCTGTTTCGCCTCAGCATCCTCCTGCTCAGCATCAGCAACATCCTTatcatcatcctccttctcaaTACCCCCCCGCTCAGTACCCTTCGCAGCATCTACCTTCTCAATCTCCTGAATATCAGCACCATGGCCCCGTTATGCCCGCACCAGGAGCTCCCCAGCAGCCTCAAACTGCGATACCTCACCAGAGCCCCGATCCTGGATATACGCACCAGCCGGTAGCTCCGTTGAATGACGCATATTCACATTCGATTTCCCCTGCTGCCAGCCAACAGTACCCAACTGCAACCCCAAGCCCCTCCGCGTATCCGCAACAGAGCTCAACTACCGGACAAACCCCCAACTGGTCCAGCACGCTACAGCAAACATCGTCCCTCTTCTCGACGAATACTCAAAAGGTTTTCGGCTCTTACCAGGACATCAAGAGCAAAGCCCGAGCAAAGTTTACCCAGTACCTTGCGCAACCGGCGTCCCAGCCACGACCTGCTCACAACCAAGCCCAATCTGCTCACAACCAAAGTCCCGGCTACTCTTCTGCGCCTCTTGTTTCGCCTGTCAGTAGTGCCACGGATTCATATCCTCACGGTCATGCTACAAGCCAGTACCAATATGGTAGTCCGGCGCCAACCCCAACAGCAACCGCACCGGCACCAGTTGGTCAATATGCCCACCATTATGTCACTCCAGCCTATGGACAAAATCCCAAAAGCCACACAATACCGAGCCCTGGGCCGGGGATGGAACATGTACTGCAAGTGGTTCAGCAGCCGGCTTACAGCCCCCAGGTCACCATGCCACCAAGTGCTTCGTTGAACTACTATCCTCCCATGTCTCCAGTAAACACCCCTCCGGTTCAACATGACCAGATTCCTGTCCCCACTGTTGTGCAACAAGGAGCACCAGCTGTCTTTTCAGCATCGCCTGCAATACCGATCATGACACATCCATCACGTACTCAGGAACCAACAAGTCACCCACCAACAACGGTGCAAACCCTGCCGGAAGCTCCTGCTATCTCTGTCAACCCTTTGTCAAATACACAAACTCCGTCATCAGTTACAGGCAATGAACCGAGCCATTACCAAGCGCCTCCTCAGCCTCTTGCGAAGACCAACGCCGATGGACCGGTCAGAACGGGGCCCAAAGACCCCAATTCCCCTGCATCAGAACAGGTGAACAGGGCGCAACCAGCAACTATGCTGGGGCCCACGGAAGACACTCAACAAGTCTCGGCGCCTCAGCCTTCGGCTCTCAAAGAAGACACCCCAGTTTCTCAGCAGGATATCACGGCTCCAGCGATAGATCAGATCTCTCATGGCCTCAGCATCATGAACCTGCACCCCCCAGATTCATCGAGGGAGGCGCCATGGGGCCCCGAAGACGAAAGATTCCATGAGTGGAAACGGCCCATCCCTACAGTCACCGACGACGGGCAGCCGAGCGATACCATCTGGGAATGTCCCGAGCAGCGTGAGCTCGACTATGAAGCCGACTGGTTTCGCCTGGCCAGTGCCCCCGAGTTCCTCGTCTGCACCCGGTGCCGCGAGATGTACCTCTCGGGGACGTCTCTTGCGGCGTCCCTGGAGCGCGTCCGACTGGCGACGGGGCGCTGCCGCTTCAACGTGCCTCGGATCACGAGGCTCTTGCTCCCCGAGTACCTGAAgcacggcgacgaggggccCATACGGGAGTTCATGTCGTCTCGTCCAAGTGTTCCTGAATGCAAGGGCCAAAAAGGcgccaagggcggcgagggcatcAAATGGTTCAAGCCGCTCGACAGCCGACTCGAAGGGGTTGTTT
Encoded proteins:
- a CDS encoding Putative RNA recognition motif domain, nucleotide-binding alpha-beta plait domain superfamily gives rise to the protein MTEPENFEEDLFADLYDDDAPAKPAAAQQPTPTPAPAPASVPQQSIETHAEPPAQSGLDYGGGGGGGDDQMKYEEDDDDDDVDFNLGGDSGGGGGGGGGGSGGGNSYAPPSNGVGNVKHDEPTYSTSTAKNPSAKEDGKMFIGGLNWETTDQSLRDYFSQFGEVVECTVMRDSSTGRSRGFGFLTFRDPKTVNIVMVKEHFLDGKIIDPKRAIPRDEQEKTSKIFVGGVSQETTDQEFKDYFAQFGRVVDATLMMDKDTGRPRGFGFVTFESEAGVEACLSTSLEIHGKPIEVKKAQPRGNLREEEEAARRGGKFRKGDDNAQSGQSGMGGNQMGATGGMTPQVMAQYFQRMQQYFAMMQQQMAMSRGMGPMNPAMMQQMMQMQQMQQMQSQMMGRGGGGGNGQQGMMGQMTPQMMQQMQQMQQQMQQQMGQQGGPPSGPSGSFSPQQQMFDPSQGGQPQQQQQPQQQVAQGPRRGGGGGGGAPRDQYNQAGAYAMGGGGGAPTSWEGMYDDVPQPNLNQGGRGGYRGGHRGGSHSGGSHQGSPDPAHAPPANAPTGPKNAGRPGANYRGGGRSGNRGFHPYSR